A region of Argentina anserina chromosome 5, drPotAnse1.1, whole genome shotgun sequence DNA encodes the following proteins:
- the LOC126795813 gene encoding LOW QUALITY PROTEIN: oligopeptide transporter 2-like (The sequence of the model RefSeq protein was modified relative to this genomic sequence to represent the inferred CDS: inserted 2 bases in 1 codon) has translation MISVKTAYNSLFDPPGPYSAQWKAIWKFDIPPKLKTFPWTLSHKKFLTNAHRVARGFTTDASWTVLTLSKSRLLSQSLVISLIPLFLIGRNAWCLAQLHCHAMIAAGYFAFMYLVMPIVYWGVNLFNAKNFPIFSSDLFDAHGQVYNVSAIVNDKFQIGMPAYENQGCISLSVFFALSYGIGFVAIISTLTHVALFNGREIYEQFRASKKDGKVDIHTKLMRKYKDIPNWWFYLTLLVSLLLALALSIFMKDEVQLPWWALIFAAGLALVFTLPISMITATTNQTPGLNVIXEYAIGLIIPGKPILNVSFKTYGYISMAQAISFLNDFKLGHYMKIPPRSMFLVQLIGTVIAGTVNIGVAWCLLSTVENICQHDLLPPNSPWTCPNDSVFFDASVLWGLVGPKRMFGSLGNYPALNWFFLIGALGPLLQWLLHRAFPNQKWIALINLPVILGATAIMPPATAVNYNCWIVTGTIFGYFVFRYRKAWWLRYNYVLSAALDAGVAFMAVLLYFTLSVNGTSISWWGADGEHCDHC, from the exons ATGATTTCTGTtaagaccgcatataattctCTTTTTGATCCTCCTGGTCCTTATAGTGCTCAATGGAAAGCTATTTGGAAGTTTGATATTCCTCCAAAGCTTAAAACGTTTCCATGGACTCTTTCTCATAAGAAATTCTTGACCAATGCTCACAGAGTTGCTAGGGGGTTTACAACTGATGCCTCTT GGACTGTCCTAACTCTGTCAAAATCTAGGCTGCTTTCCCAAAGCCTGGTAATATCTCTCATTCCTTTATTCTTGATTGGAAGGAATGCTTGGTGTTTGGCTCAGCTTCATTGTCATGCTATG ATTGCAGCTGGATATTTTGCTTTCATGTACTTGGTCATGCCGATTGTCTACTGGGGAGTCAACTTATTTAATGCCAAGAACTTTCCAATCTTCTCTTCCGATTTGTTTGACGCCCATGGCCAAGTCTATAACGTTTCAGCAATTGTGAATGACAAATTTCAAATCGGCATGCCAGCTTATGAAAATCAAGGATGCATAAgcttgagtgtgttttttgcTCTATCATATGGTATTGGCTTTGTGGCCATTATATCAACCCTCACACATGTGGCCCTCTTCAATGGAAG GGAGATATATGAACAATTCCGAGCATCAAAGAAGGATGGAAAGGTAGACATACACACCAAACTGATGAGGAAATACAAGGACATACCTAACTGGTGGTTTTACCTTACTCTTTTGGTGTCACTTTTACTCGCTCTGGCTCTAAGCATTTTCATGAAAGATGAGGTTCAATTGCCGTGGTGGGCACTCATTTTTGCTGCAGGCCTTGCATTAGTTTTCACTCTTCCGATCAGCATGATTACTGCCACAACAAATCAG ACGCCGGGACTAAACGTTAT AGAGTACGCCATTGGATTGATTATACCCGGAAAACCTATTCTTAATGTATCCTTCAAAACTTATGGTTATATTAGCATGGCTCAGGCAATTTCCTTTCTCAATGATTTCAAGCTTGGTCATTACATGAAGATTCCGCCCAGATCAATGTTTCTAGTTCAG TTGATAGGAACAGTTATAGCTGGAACAGTCAATATCGGGGTTGCATGGTGCCTCTTATCTACTGTGGAAAACATATGTCAACATGATTTACTCCCTCCAAATAGTCCTTGGACTTGTCCTAATGACAGCGTTTTCTTTGATGCATCTGTGCTTTGGGGTCTTGTTGGTCCAAAGCGGATGTTTGGCTCTCTCGGAAACTACCCAGCACTCAACTGGTTCTTCCTTATTGGTGCACTCGGACCACTCTTGCAGTGGTTGTTGCACAGAGCTTTTCCTAATCAGAAATGGATTGCACTTATCAACCTTCCAGTGATTTTGGGTGCAACAGCAATTATGCCACCGGCTACAGCAGTAAACTACAATTGCTGGATCGTCACTGGAACTATTTTCGGCTACTTTGTCTTTAGATATCGAAAGGCGTGGTGGCTGAGATACAATTATGTTCTTTCAGCTGCCTTGGATGCTGGAGTGGCTTTCATGGCGGTTCTCTTATACTTCACATTATCCGTGAATGGGACGAGCATATCATGGTGGGGCGCAGATGGCGAGCACTGCGATCACTGTTGA
- the LOC126796125 gene encoding serine hydroxymethyltransferase 2, mitochondrial yields the protein MAMALRRLVTKPLLQPLLGANARSSVYHMSALSSLAAQDKEQARTTWIKQLNEPLEVIDPEIADIIELEKARQWKGLELIPSENFTSLSVMQAVGSVMTNKYSEGYPGARYYGGNEYIDMAETLCQKRALEAFNLDPAKWGVNVQSLSGSPSNFQVYTGLLKPHERIMALDLPHGGHLSHGYQTDTKKISAVSIFFETMPYRLDETTGYIDYDQLEKSATLFRPKLIVAGASAYARLYDYARIRKVCDKQKAILLADMAHISGLVAAGVIPSPFEYADIVTTTTHKSLRGPRGAMIFFRKGVKNVNKQGQEVMYDYEDKINQAVFPGLQGGPHNHTISGLAVALKQAMTPEFKAYQEQVLRNSSKFAESLLEKGYDLVSGGTDNHLVLVNLRGKGIDGSRVEKVMEAAHIAANKNTVPGDVSAMVPGGVRMGTPALTSRGFMEDDFAKVAEYFDVAVKIALKIKAATKGTKLKDFVATLESDGQIQTEIAKLRHEVEQYAKEFPTIGFEKETMRYKE from the exons ATGGCAATGGCGCTTCGCAGACTCGTCACTAAGCCACTGCTCCAACCTCTCCTCGGCGCCAATGCCCGCTCCTCCGTCTACCACATG TCCGCTCTGTCCAGCCTGGCAGCTCAGGATAAAGAGCAAGCTCGTACTACT tGGATTAAGCAGCTCAATGAGCCACTTGAGGTTATTGATCCCGAGATTGCTGATATCATTGAGCTCGAAAAAGCTCGCCAATGGAAG GGGCTTGAGCTTATTCCATCGGAGAATTTCACGTCTCTGTCGGTGATGCAAGCTGTTGGTTCTGTCATGACCAACAAGTACAGTGAAGGATATCCCGGTGCTAGATACTACGGAGGAAATGA ATACATCGATATGGCTGAGACATTGTGTCAAAAACGAGCATTAGAAGCTTTTAACTTGGATCCTGCAAAATGGGGAG tGAATGTCCAATCATTATCTGGATCCCCTTCTAACTTCCAAGTGTACACTGGATTGTtgaaacctcatgaaagaatCATGGCTCTTGATTTGCCTCATGGTGGACATCTTTCACATGGATATCAG ACTGACACCAAAAAGATATCTGCGGTGTCAATATTTTTTGAGACAATGCCATACAGGTTGGATGAAACCACTGGTTACATTGACTATGATCAG CTGGAGAAAAGTGCCACACTGTTCAGGCCCAAGCTAATAGTTGCTGGTGCCAGTGCTTACGCACGCTTATACGATTATGCACGCATACGCAAG GTCTGTGATAAGCAGAAAGCTATCTTGTTAGCTGATATGGCACACATCAGTGGATTGGTTGCAGCAGGTGTTATTCCATCTCCTTTTGAGTATGCAGATATCGTTACAACCACAACTCACAAGTCACTTCGTGGCCCTCGAGGGGCTATGATCTTTTTCAGGAAGGGGGTGAAGAATGTaaacaagcaagggcaagaa GTTATGTATGACTATGAAGACAAAATTAATCAAGCTGTTTTTCCTGGACTCCAAGGTGGCCCACACAATCACACTATATCTGGGTTAGCAGTTGCACTCAAGCAG GCCATGACTCCAGAGTTCAAAGCTTACCAAGAGCAAGTTCTCCGAAATTCCTCAAAATTTGCAGAG AGCTTGCTAGAGAAGGGCTACGATCTTGTTTCTGGTGGAACTGACAACCATTTAGTGTTGGTAAATCTGAGGGGCAAG GGAATTGATGGCTCAAGAGTTGAAAAGGTTATGGAAGCAGCTCATATTGCAGCAAATAAAAATACCGTCCCAGGGGATGTTTCTGCCATGGTCCCTGGTGGTGTACGTATGG GAACCCCAGCTCTGACATCAAGGGGTTTTATGGAGGATGACTTTGCAAAAGTAGCAGAGTACTTTGATGTAGCCGTGAAGATAGCCCTGAAGATTAAGGCAGCTACCAAAG GTACTAAGTTAAAGGATTTTGTGGCAACTCTGGAATCAGATGGTCAAATCCAAACTGAGATTGCCAAGCTACGCCACGAGGTTGAGCAGTATGCTAAAGAATTTCCAACAATTGGATTTGAGAAAGAAACAATGAGATATAAAGAATGA